Part of the Spinacia oleracea cultivar Varoflay chromosome 5, BTI_SOV_V1, whole genome shotgun sequence genome, tgtttaaaatgattgTATAAACATATATTGTACAAATAGTCCAGATTGGACATCCTATAACTAAACTATGCCTTCCTAGGCTGCCTAACTGTATATCTTGAATGTATTTATATGAATCCATGGGAAAAAAGGCcaaggaatttatttaaataaatcaATTACAACCAACATAATAATAAACCTTAATAGAACTTGCAAATTACACCATAAACAATAAATACTACATCTTGCAAACATTTTCCACCTTCAAACCAGTAACTTCACATCAACCACTAAGCATCTTTCTTGCCATAAACTTAAAACTTCATCATCTCAACCTGCATAACATATTAACACTGTCCATACTAGGACAAGTTCACAAagcaaaatcaagaaaaatgacTACATATTGCAAACACAAAAATACTTTTGATAGATGGCTCAAAATAAGATTTTAGTTTTGTGTGATTGCTTAACTTTATCAAATCCAAAAGTTCACAAATTTTGAGCCCCATCAACTGCATTATACTTGCATGAAATCTGGCGGCATAATTATATTGTTGAAAACAGATACTATTACCGCATATATAGCTGCAAAGTCAGAAATTTTAATTTACtaccaacaacaaaaacaaccacaaagccttagtcccaaaatgatttggggtcggctaacatgaatcggcgtaggagatcgtcattgtcgccaatcaaaccagaaaagagcatgaaaaaataaaagataatggaattaatgaaagtaagataagagaaaaatgtatataaatattaaaaaaaatattgtaagagataataaaaaaataagtaaagcttaaaataaatgaataagtaaagtaggtacatttcaaaatagcatgtaaaattaaaaaaaaaattaagaatttaaaaaaaaaaaaaaaaaaaatagaaagaaagaaagaaaaatggaaACTGTATTATGATGTTATAAGTAAGCCTGTTTTAATCGATTGATTATAgaccaattcatttaattttttgcCAAAAACTTGTTCCACCACTTGAGCATGAATCAGTCACAAAGACACATTAGATAACGACATCATCAGTAATTAAACTTAAATATTTACGTATTCTGATATTCACATATAAATTTTTGTACAATCAATAAGCTACTAGTTGCAATGCTGCACTGATACATATATCAGTTTTGATATTTAACATGTTTGTTCCAAGGATGAGGAGTAAACCATATAGGAGGAGAATCAATATTTTCAGCTTCTTTTGATACATTATCAGAAAAGTATACAGTATTTGTTTCACATCTGCCAAAATCAGAAGCCTGTAATGATAAGGATGAATTCAACCCCAGAAACAGCAACTTACCATTCAATGTTTCTTGTAACACCCATGAGTTAGTACTAGTATCAAACTTGTACATTAAAATCTCTTTGTTGATATACCGTGATACAAGGAAAAGTTCACCATCTTCCTCTGAACTTACAAGATAATAACGCATCCTAAGATCAGGCCGGGTCTGCGTGAGGGATTTGAGCATGTATCACCTTAGTGGTCGGTTCAGGACCACTAAGGTCACAAATTGTGAGTTCTTCTCCATAAAGTCCATTTGATAAAGCTGAAAGTATCCCATTGTAATATACAGCATCCTCAGTAGATCTGTGTGCACTAGGAATAAAATTCAAATGGATAAAATTCCATTGTGTATCACCTTTGTTACAATAAGCTAATTGAGTTCCAGATTGAATAACTGCAAGGGCGATGTAATCAGCTCCATTAATGGGGGAGGAAGACAATATTATCATCTTAACATACCAGTCCCTCATTTGGGTTAAACTCAGGTTTTGTGGGTATCCATATTGATTGCTAATCCTGTAATACCCCTCATGATTGCTAAATTGTTCAACATCAGGAAAATCAGAGAGGCGTGGCAAATCAATCCGCTCCTTGGAAATCGGGTTTAGGCAAAATATTTCACCGGTTAAACTGACAACAATGAGGCAGCCATGGGATGAACCAACAACCCGGTGAGGGGGAAAAGCTTCCGGAAGATTCATAGAGTGCTTCCTTTCATCAAGAACGATGTTGATAAAATGACAGCAACTTTTATCCTGTGAACCTGCAGGCTTCTGCAGTTGGTGTTCAAGCAGCATGAGCAGAGGAGGGATAGCTACATGGTGACGTGGAAGCTTGGGTAAATTCAATGCCCAATCTTTGCAAACCATTCTGAGAGAAAGGTAATCGGAGATTGTTGTTAGTTTATCTGCTATGTTTCCTAAGCAATCCCCACAAATTTCAGACCAGGCCATTTCCAGGCTACTCGTATCTTGGACAATCTGCAGACTGCAGGTAGCTTTACTTATAGGCATACCGCGTGCGTGTAGTTTGGCTATTTCTAGtttttttgctcaacttttctgCTTGCACTGAATCTTTCTTGAAAGACTGTTCTTGCTGCCAAAGTTACTGCAACTACTGGTTTACGAATTGATGGAATCGATCaacttacttttttttaaagtaaCTCTGTAGTGTTGTTTTTCTAACCAGATCAACGAAAATAACTGCTGCAAttatcaattcaaaatatgattTACTGGTCCATCAATATCCATAATTACTTCCAACACGAACCTAGTAAGACTTGTATCTGATCAAACTCCCCTTCGACATGGGCTTGGGTACAAGATTTCAGTATAAGGTAATGTACTTTTCGATCACTTGAACAAGTGAACTCTTCCGATTCTATCAAAGAACTAGTCCTGATTTGATTGGTGAAGTATTGCAGAACAAGTGTTACTTTTTTCTTTGAGGGACAGAAGAAGTGTTACTTGACATAACACCGAATACAGATTAAGGCATTACAAACGCTATAATAGTTTATACTAGCCGCATTAGAAATAATATTGCTTAAACATTGTGGAAATTAAATAAGTAGCAAATAAATTATACGCACATGATACATTTAAGATATACTCTCCCTCCATTTTGAAATAATGGTTACACTTTACTTTTTCTTAACGCTTGCCAATTTAAATGTTTGGAAATTAATATAAATTcttattagtaaaaattatagaaatttgatatttaaaaaatatatatcgagacgaatcaaacaagaactCTCACGGCTATTTTTTACCTTACCCATAATATATTACAAATGATCGATAGTCTATTTGAAATTTGTTAATAGTGTCAAAAATCAAAGTGTCCTACTATTATGAAACGGAAGGACTGAAGGAGTATATATACtcataaacatataaatttGATCTccctcattaaaaaaaaaaaaaaaacatttaaaagGAAAATATCAACATTCTACTGAATGTCGACGAGATTACATTTGATCAAGTAAGTTCATCATGGATGGACATGGGCGAACCACAACTCGTAATGGCTCAGCTTTCTGCAAGTTAAACCCAGACGCTATGGTCATATCTACCAGCTTATGATCAATACTCTCTAACTCGAAACATTGGATAAGAGATCCAATGGTTAACCCAATAACTCGAATAGCCAAACCTTCTCCAGGACAACTTCTTCTACCAGACCCAAATGGCATCATTTTGTATCCTATCTTGTGACCCTCAACTCCTTCAAATCTTTCAGGCCTAAAACTTGTAGGGTCATCCCAAATCTTTGGGTCATTTTGTATTGCCCATAAGTTGATTTGCAACATTGTACCACGTTGAATATAGTAACCTCCAACGGTACAATCTTTTGATGATTCGTGTGGGACAAGATTAGGGGCAGGCGGGTACATTCGGAGTGTTTCATTGATGATGCATCGTAGATAAGGAAGGTGGTTCAGATCGGATTCTTCAAGTAATCTATCGTAACCAACATGGTTCTTGATTTCAGTTTTGGCCTTGTTAAGAACTTGGGGATGGTTGACTAATAGTGATAATGCCCATTCCATGCTTTCAGATGATGTATCTGATGATCCTATTAGTAGATCCTGAACATGTTTACaactaatttaattagttttgagtataatttattcaaatttaattaaatttttttataaaattactAAAGTTATCGAAGTACGTGGAAGTTACATTGATAATTTAAAAGCGACTattattaaaaacgaattaataataacattatATCCACAATTTAAAAAAAACGAAGAGAGTATTTTATTGTggattcacaaattcttatttacaataaaagttaactcaaaatgcttaaaagtttaacttgtaaaagttatctatttttaagtgataaattttttcattttagtaaaacttatttcttcaaaatcactaataatgtataaaattaatcatttaatcctttaaaatatttatctatcattttttttacctaatataaaagttaatcaaaactagattaaagttacaaaaaaaagggttaaagttacaaaaaaggttaaagttatcttggtgtacaataaatttattatacaccttgtgcgcgcaataCCTTTTTTTGTTAGATTCCTTGGTTTTGGTATAAGTAATATATTGTTAAGATAGTCATGCGCAAGCATTAGATCTTATTAGATTATATTTGACTTTTAAGTTGGAAGTTGGAAGAAAGAAAACGTACCAAAATTATGCAAAAAATGATCTCATCCTTGTAATACTCCGGCTCTGACTCCTGCAGCCTAAGCAACACCTGGATAAAAGGCTTAACCACCATAGACAACTCCCCATCTCCACCTTCAACCTTCAATTTCTCCCTATGTTCCTCCATCAACTCCCTCAAAACCACCCCTCTCTCCGCCTCAAATTTCAATAGCCGCCTCGCTTTCCACCGGTCTAACCACCTAAGACACGGCACCATATCTCCTATACAAGCATCATTAAACAATATCAACATTTTTGCCAACATTTCACTAAACTTTTTACCCTCCTCATCTTCAACACCATAGTATCTCTTCCCAAATATCATCCTCGTCATCACGTTCATCGAAACATCATATACCAACGGCTTCATTTCGATCACATCCGATGATGAACCACAAACTTTATACAACAACCGTTTGATCATGAGCTTTACCTCATCGGACCGTATGCCGGAGAGTAGTTTAAGGCGGTGAGAAGAGAGGATTTCGACGGTGGCGATCCTCCGTAGATTTCTCCAATGAGGTCCATATGGAGCCCAAATAAGGCTAGTATAGTCATAGGCTAGGTGTTTTGCAGTAAGGAATCCATTAGGACGGTTGCAGAAGACGACGTCGTTTTTGGAAAGGCACTCCTCGGCCGCAGCCGGAGATGATATTAGGAGAACCGGACGAGAACCAAACCGGAGAGATAGGACTGGACCGTACTGGTTTGCAAGGTTGGCTAGGGTTTGGTGGAATGGTTCTTTCAAAATATGGAAATGGCCAATTATTGGAAGACACGTGGCAGGGCTTGGAGGCCATTTTTGCGATTTTCTAAATAAGTGGGATTTGAATAAGTAGAGAATTAAGATTAATGGTAATATGTAGTAGAGGTAAGTAGTTGTAATCTCCATGTTTGATTTAATTGATTGATATTATTAAGCTTAAATATATAATGTAGATTTAAGAAATTAAGAGATATATTAACTAGGAGTGATTGATTAGTCTAGTAGGTGACTTGGAAGTTACGtttcatatttatttatataatatttgatTAATTAGTATTATACTATTGTGCATTGTGACATGTAAGTTGCAATATAAAACAGTTAAGAAATGGTTAAAAAGGAATAATATAATTAAGATGCATTTGTCATGTACTTATTCATGTGTTTATGCTTTCTTTTCTCTCAAGCAAGCTAGGATTGACCTTGAGAAATATAacacttttctttcttttttttgggtAAATGATGAATTATATTAACCAAAACAATAGAGTATAAGCTATGCAACATATAAACGAAAGACGGGGAACAAATCAAAGTGAACCGCCCTTCTTAACTAAGGAAccactaaaaaaaataaacacaactcTAAAACGTACATAGAGATCGATTTTACTCTTAACAACGAACAAAAATAATACTTCGTGTTCCGGTATTGAAACAAGGAGTTTCGGATTGAAGACCCTTTCGTTGATGTGGAAGATCTAGCTTGAATGATTGTGCAGAATCCAAATATACATGCACAATGAACAAAGTAACTGGCATCGAGAgtgttccgaggaaagcccctctgATACATAAGTAAGTACTTGgttcggattctagagagagttcTCTAGATAGTAAGTGTTAAGGCAATAatttggacgtaccttgagttATGCGATttggcggcttatttatagtattTGTGTAGTAAATGCTACGTAGGGCATTTATTACTTGATGGGTTGTGGACCGCTTAGGTTGGCTGGACAACCCTTGAAGGGTGTTTGGCTTTTATGTTGGTTACAACCTATTGAGCTTTTGGGCTGTAGGCCCAATTGGGAGTTAATTGGgcacccaaacaacatgcccacCAGACCTGTTCTATTTAAGGATAAATGGATGGATATTCACTTGACGATTTTGAAGTCAAAAAGTCCTACCAATGGATTCGCAAATGGGATTTTTGAATCCATGCATTTATGACAAGCATGTGTCGATCGCCTCTTCAGTTTCCTTTGATCATATGGTGCAGAATTGAGCGGAAGTTGGGCGGTTTTCCAGGATATTTCCTTATACATACGCGACTTAATTCATCATTTCAATCTTTATTCACACCGCTTTCTCAAAGTTTAATGAATTCTGACGCTTTCTTGCTTATGAGTTCTTCAGATCTTCACCAATCCACTGGGAATTTGCTTCGGGGCTTTGCATCGTTTACCTTGTCGACGAATTTTGCTTCGGACGAAGGTAATTTGTTTGTGGATTTCTTGCTTTTTCTGTACTTTTCTCTTCTTCCCTACCTTCTAAACCTTAGATTTAGAATCTTCGACCATGGTTGGAGGGAGATGGAAGAAGAAGTTCACTGTAGCTTCCTCTTCTAGTTAAAGAGATGAGGAGAAAGCTCATTTGGATAGGTCGAGGGATGTTTCTTAGGACCTTGGAACTCTAGGGAGTGTTGATGTTATGAGCAGGTCTGAAGACGAGGTTCGTGCTGAGTCAGGCCAACGGGTCGGCGTTACTGGTCGTTTCCCCATCCGTTCCTTCTTTCCCCGTCGCTTCGAGGAGGCGAGCCCTAATGGGCGGCTCGCGCCCATTTTGCATGATGTTTTTCGGATTGATGGTCCGGCGGGCCGAGCAGTCGACGAAACTTGGATGGTTGAAGCAGAGAGAGGTTTTTATCACCGGTTGGCCGAAGATCTATACGACATCCAGTACTCCCAGGGGGATTGGTGTGAGCTCCCTACTCAGGAGAATGCGAGGGTGACTCGTCCTCCTCCTGGTTTCATTGTTGTTTATACCCATCACTTCGACTACGCTCTTCGGTTCCCCCTGGATCCTTTCATATCCAGAGTGTTGATGGAGTAAAATATCTCGTTGGCTCACCTGACGCCGAAATCAACGCGACACGTAATTCGGTATTGGTGGGTGTGCGATTACCTCAGATATCCACCTTCTCTGCGCGTCTTAAAGGAGATGCATGAAATTCAGAGAAATTCGTGAAgaaaatagtgcccttggtccaagtatgcatataatattaagtctaataaatgcggttcagtattaattaacaagttaataattcagtgagatcaagtgagctgaatgcctagctagaggccgcttcagttcaagtggaattaattatattaatccacagcttactcttgactgaacccgtagggtcacacaaatagtacgtaaacggatcaagtatttaatggcattaaatactccatctatggatattcggaataaacgaatcttggtttcagtgggagctgagatcgtcacaaacaagaaatgaatactccggaaacgatgatattaccggaaacggaaatatggatcgtatcggaaatataaatattatccaagtcgtaaatgttgccggaaacggaaatattgtctgaatcggaaatattatcggaatcggaaaataattccggaaacggaaatattaaatatttgttcgaaacggaaattaattccggaatcggaaatattaaatattgttcgtatcggaaataaattccggaatcgggaatttaatcggaagcgtatcgtacgaattagcatcggacgaggcctgccagacgaaggcccagcacgaagccgggccatcgcccaacaagccagcgcgccacacgaacagccaaggcaacgccaggcccaccgcaaggcaggcccagcgcgcgcccaaggctgcggcagtcgtgggctccaTGGCAATTGGGCTgtgttgctcgggctgtgcgcgcgcgcgcatggcgcccctcgtgggctgctgtgcgtgcgtgtgtgtttgtgttcacctacgaaacctaaagcgtataggattcgtttaatgattaaattcctaatcctaaaagataaattaattaaataagagttctactaggattctaatttaattaattcatatcctagtaggattccaattctctttccatacccctataaatatgtgccctggtttcacaatttataacgagtttttcaagtattcaaagtgacatttttgagagcaaaattcagtcatattattgccctataatacccgaaaattatagtaccttaagggcgattctagttggtaaatcttaaggcggatccggacgtgctgtggactatctacggagggacgatacttggagtcctaaagacttgttcttgttcggttcgggcgcagctagggagggcacgctacaaagtgtatgcatctaaattatgctatatgattatgtgtaaataatatgtttcctggcattatggtttttccgcatgatttatgtttattcatatgtatcataacctaacagtggtatcacgagcctcttattatttcataatctaaattgcatgaacatggttaaattttacaaatttgcaaagaattaaaggggtgattaattttcgtaattaattgctaATTGCgtgtatttaattatatgtacgcagtttttcggcagtttcttcgttactcatcgaAATCGAgttatttttgtgtcaatttcgcatgtaaaaggcattctaaaattttgacaaaattagtatttttcagccgaacccagaattccccaATTCGAAGCcttactatgacttttcggaggttttagtttttcgaacgcaaaagtttgtaaatttaagatgttaaattaagtatttgccttgttgataaatcttgagtttttgattgacctactgtatatgtttaacaattatgaatgcctagacttgttaattatacaacctaatttgtaattatgattaatttgttgaaattcgaataatttagaattgatttgattttcataattaattaataatttaattaggtaccaatgattcaAATCCACcatatttatgttaaattttaaatttttatgccctagatttgaatccatgttaaatcggaaattaattgattaataaattttcgatttttcgccctaaaattatgaaattaatatgttttattaattcgtccctaattttaaattaaaatttttaatttttatgaaaaagctcatgaatgttgcacgcacaaagcaatggaatctacgtgttacccttaaggggtgttgtatagtgcgggcacgcgacgacgagcaagggagctcgtcgcccgtgcggtacgaatgcagcaagCAACGAAGCGtggcgcgcgcgaagcaaaggtgctggccgtgtgtgctatgcgatgggcgagggcgaggggcaaggcaagcgagcagtcgcgtgtcggcagcaagcgagctgcgccacagcgcgtactgccgcgctggcccgcgtgcaacgagcgctggctcgcgcagcgagcgctggctcgcgtgcagtgccttgcgagggtgaacaacagcagacgcgacacagcacagaggctgcgcgcatcgtggccagcgatgggtgcgtgtgcgtgtgccctatggctgtgcgttgcgtggtgatgtgcgtaccttgtgttaagattaaatcgttttaaattttaatttgagattttcagttcatgtaattttaattaattttaaaattaataatttaaattgttttcttggatttaaattttgaatattataattattataaattttaatttattctaattattttactaaaattaaaaaccttgatttaatttaaatccaactgaaaaataaattaaataagtggattcaattataaatttatatgagctttaaattttaattaaatttgtatttttccggttagactagaaatacatttttatgtttaaaattagtaaagcatatgaatttattggtttaagtgggagcaattttagtcataaactcttgattaggtctacaaatccttcaaggttaaacaacttgattagaattaaaaaggactgaataattgttAGATTATTGGtccccttgattaattgctgcaaatatttatgtgatgcataacgtgttttactaaccagctatgtgggccattcatgataatgaatgggtgaatggtatatattgtatatgtactgttttgcaggttgtgaAGTGActggtatggcccaaataggatagataatatggtctgcgtaccattaatttgaatgtaattggtctaaagcaccaaatttatttttcaattcaaatatggtttgtgtaccatcaaatagtcgtaattagtttaattatagcttatcctatttgaagaaaatggcgcctcccacggtgaaattcaagacggagtttccaataaattttcaagacggactttgaagttgaagcttcaagatgaagtcgggccatactagatcacatttatcttatgcatgctttaagttatttattgcttttaaatatgtcttaaatatgcatgagattgtggcttgactatgttgcatgattaaggattttagttcacttaaaatctaaccaacatagtaagagccttaagttccaaacttaaaaattgagttaaaaggtgccatgccaaaataacacttacttggatatccttttttcatcgatcttagtaatagttttccgccatagcgaggtgttacttatcgatactaaaggggtaaggtacacaaataattgtgagtacatgttagttttggtgaaactcaacgatataagtaaggagtccttttatgtcgtggcaaaatcgataggcttacctaataagttcttagacgtacctatcaaccaagagtagtttctagactattagcaaagggcttttgcttacctaaaagattttacaattgagtctaaatacataatgtgcttaattcttcaatggttttagggtcttggaatcattttattcacacctgctggaacaataaaattgaataaaatgctaataacttgtttgaattgcatgtttgctttaattttcaagttattattcatgataaatgtttagactttgcatgcttcaatgtatgttttaattattgtttataattaaatatcttgcactgcagtaaatccttttagaaaggtaacagtaactttcctcgattggttgtgaatctaagaacgattcacggaaatgagagaaaatgagcaatttaaaatgtacgtttcttatagcgacttttatggttgttttcgagtatcaaagtcgaatggcaaaccgattggtgcttgtgaattcaaaatacaatgtatttttgagatcataaagcattgagtttaaacgctcagctttaccaatggttaacaacctaaaatcctttttccatttaattctcgaatgagtctagtccatagacattcgaatagatcgatgcttagagaactttagaagcttctggtaagatcatctagttgaaacagaatattcaacataaatggtaagaactttgataaaatgacattggacatgtctaacaaagtataaaagtcaacgctaaagaattcaattcttaagactataagaaagggtacaagaaataggaaaacaaggaacaaatgaaaggaatttacgattccgtttctacctataagtttatgtttaaagagaagtgacctagcaatcaaacttccttggtatcatataccgcttgaggttcttacttcggtaataactcaaacaatggaagctagggtacactaatggcctacaagtgggaaatgaagcatggcaatgctacattagttgtagggtcatctagtttgttttaagtcctttcaaggctggaacttaatgactattttgttccataatcagcatatctaaatttctgcttcaaacacagaaagactcatattcagaagaacaaaaacaatgcttgtttgtttgtttgtttatttgaatgaaatggtcatttacgggttgagtcaatatgcttgattaaaacaaacaactctttaacaataagaactttactaggttcaaatcaatctcttgatttgagttccactaatctttggcattgttacttagaccatgtcaacaagttaacattcaaaagctctatgatgatggacttttgaaagttgattgatttctagatcaatttaagacaagcaagttttacttgttgaaagtaaaaaaagatattaactattgttagaacacctagacaatagaattcaaagctaaagaaaggttttatgactttattatgtcacacagatttgagtgaatataggtttattcactcaatgtgatataagtttgaatctgtttggctagttcaaagattcagaagtataaaatccacttggtaagtaatcataaagatctaggatagatcatgttgatgattacttaagtcaagaatgatcatcaatgattgtgtgttgtaaattcacaatctaactccataagatatggcatatcgaagttggaatgatcgaagtcaattagtacttgattcgatcaatgatgaatcataaagaattttcctataatttctaaacaaaatgctcaactaccaccaaactaaaccaaattcgtcaaagctattgaaaagtaatttcaggatatcttttcaattatatatatctaaagagttgctaaaatcagtgggagcttagtgtttgttatacaacaaactaaggcccaagtctagatatatgtttcattgtgatctattcaaatgagatacaagggtattgtttctaccacgaatttttgagaacataatgtttgtttgctcgaaataatgtccttttggagattcgtttccaaaatgacaagtgggagaaaatagacctcggaagtcttcaaggcgaacaacaaacataaacggacattccggaggcttttcgaagtgcttcagaaaatccgaacttattctttaaggactttagaagtagatttaaagaatagacatctcttagaagactttaca contains:
- the LOC110798005 gene encoding cytochrome P450 81Q32-like — translated: MEITTTYLYYILPLILILYLFKSHLFRKSQKWPPSPATCLPIIGHFHILKEPFHQTLANLANQYGPVLSLRFGSRPVLLISSPAAAEECLSKNDVVFCNRPNGFLTAKHLAYDYTSLIWAPYGPHWRNLRRIATVEILSSHRLKLLSGIRSDEVKLMIKRLLYKVCGSSSDVIEMKPLVYDVSMNVMTRMIFGKRYYGVEDEEGKKFSEMLAKMLILFNDACIGDMVPCLRWLDRWKARRLLKFEAERGVVLRELMEEHREKLKVEGGDGELSMVVKPFIQVLLRLQESEPEYYKDEIIFCIILDLLIGSSDTSSESMEWALSLLVNHPQVLNKAKTEIKNHVGYDRLLEESDLNHLPYLRCIINETLRMYPPAPNLVPHESSKDCTVGGYYIQRGTMLQINLWAIQNDPKIWDDPTSFRPERFEGVEGHKIGYKMMPFGSGRRSCPGEGLAIRVIGLTIGSLIQCFELESIDHKLVDMTIASGFNLQKAEPLRVVVRPCPSMMNLLDQM